The following are encoded in a window of Castanea sativa cultivar Marrone di Chiusa Pesio chromosome 5, ASM4071231v1 genomic DNA:
- the LOC142636289 gene encoding mediator of RNA polymerase II transcription subunit 8, producing MEGVVVQNQIQPQQQQQGQNQNQNQQQQQQQQQQQVERLNQAVQQQLNLDAVKTRAVSLFKAISRILDDFDAYARTNTTPKWQDILGQYSMVNLELFNIVDDIKKVSKAFVVHPKNVNAENSTILPVMLSSKLLPEMEVEDNSKREQLLLGMQNLPLSSQIEKLKARIDMIGAACESAEKMLADMRKAYLIGTRQGLTIAPTLDKGQAAKIQEQENLLRAAVNYGEGLRIPGDQRQITPALPLHLVDVITVGDGVQSFADASGMYSKNAPLSSNNISGQGTLLQASAPQLIGRSAASPSATTATSFDNTTTSPLQYANSPRSGTNMMNTPSPQQHTPQQLQQQQQQQQQQQQQRQKLMQLPQHQQQQLLAQQQFRQSAMQGLGQNQLPQLHDLQGQAQQKFQPLHGQHQMQFSQSMGHPQFQGRQLPSGHVQHGIGQSQLNQGNQMNRHLSQFSGTANSALFNAAQATSNAQMIPNMSATMPSLPRMQFGISGSNPQRSHASPILGDQMFNMGAANPSGMMPIQQQQQQQQHGSQSAFGNMPTNAQNLQPGMVGLQNTSQNLPNYAQQRQQNPQ from the exons ATGGAGGGAGTAGTagtacaaaaccaaattcaaccacaacaacaacaacaaggtcaaaaccaaaaccaaaaccaacagcaacagcaacagcagcagcagcaacaagtGGAGAGGCTGAACCAAGCGGTGCAGCAGCAACTGAACCTGGACGCGGTGAAGACTCGAGCCGTTAGTCTCTTCAAGGCCATCTCTCGCATCCTCGACGACTTCGACGCCTACGCTCGCACCAACACCACTCCCAAATG GCAAGATATTTTAGGGCAATATTCTATGGTGAATCTTGAGCTTTTCAACATTGTTGATGACATTAAGAAGGTTTCGAAGGCTTTTGTAGTACATCCAAAGAATGTAAATGCAGAGAATTCTACAA TACTACCAGTTATGCTATCTTCAAAACTGTTGCCTGAGATGGAAGTGGAGGACAACTCCAAGAGAGAGCAGTTGCTTCTTGGGATGCAAAACTTGCCATTATCCTCACAAATTGAGAAGTTAAAG GCTAGAATTGATATGATTGGAGCAGCTTGTGAAAGTGCAGAAAAAATGTTAGCTGACATGCGTAAAGCCTATTTGATTGGAACCCGTCAAGGGCTGACAATTGCCCCAACTTTGGATAAGGGTCAGGCTgcaaaaattcaagaacaagagaatTTACTCCGAGCTGCTGTAAATTATGGCGAAG GATTACGAATACCAGGAGACCAGAGGCAGATCACACCTGCACTTCCATTGCATTTGGTGGATGTGATCACTGTAGGTGATGGAGTGCAAAGTTTTGCTGATGCATCTG GCATGTATTCAAAGAATGCCCCTCTGTCGTCAAATAACATCAGTGGACAGGGAACTTTGTTGCAG GCTTCTGCACCACAACTTATTGGAAGATCAGCTGCATCTCCTAGTGCCACAACTGCTACTTCCTTTGATAACACAACAACATCTCCACTACAGTATGCCAATTCTCCTAGGTCAGGTACAAACATGATGAACACACCATCTCCTCAGCAACATACCCCTCAGCAGctgcagcagcaacaacaacagcagcagcagcagcagcagcaaagGCAGAAACTGATGCAACTACCTCAGCATCAGCAGCAGCAACTCCTTGCACAGCAACAGTTCAGGCAATCTGCGATGCAAGGACTGGGACAG AACCAGCTGCCTCAGCTGCATGATTTGCAGGGCCAGGCTCAGCAGAAGTTTCAGCCG TTACATGGTCAACATCAGATGCAATTTTCTCAGTCGATGGGGCACCCACAATTTCAGGGTCGACAATTGCCCTCAGGACATGTTCAGCATGGCATTGGTCAAAGTCAACTCAACCAGGGAAATCAGATGAATCGCCATTTAAGCCAGTTTTCTGGCACTGCTAATAGTGCATTATTTAATGCAGCTCAGGCGACATCGAATGCCCAAATG ATTCCAAACATGTCAGCCACGATGCCATCACTACCACGAATGCAG TTTGGAATATCTGGTAGCAACCCCCAACGAAGTCATGCTTCACCAATTTTGGGTGATCAGA TGTTTAATATGGGAGCCGCAAATCCCAGCGGTATGATGCCTATACAgcaacagcagcaacaacagCAACATGGTTCACAAAGTGCATTTGGAAACATGCCGACAAATGCTCAGAATCTACAACCTGGTATGGTAGGACTTCAGAACACGTCACAGAATCTTCCCAATTATGCACAACAGAGACAGCAAAATCCACAGTGA